One Fuerstiella marisgermanici DNA window includes the following coding sequences:
- a CDS encoding pilus assembly protein TadG-related protein: protein MKKHIGEKQTRRGVILVLAVILLVAVMAFVSLTVDVGHMAVVRTQLQGTADAAALAAAQDIPVGAETARASAKSIALLNKAAGDPVTIDDSDIELGFFDFSAKSFVADPTSANAVRVTARVTNQKHFFAPVMGTDTYDMSASAIGMLNPRDIVFVVDLSGSMNDDTEPCWATDAITAQYSATSYSTVATDLMQRVYSDFGFGTYPGAEEYLGAPLGVSADQYAYAEMTKDDGPLTDTAIAATYRIFNSDDEPTRKQKAYAWIIDNQIASVLPNALPTPDSAVNFNYWSRYLDYIMRGTYVGEEPPPDDDDDDDYTPPPSGGPPTPPTTGWLEHPTGTNGLATEFRFQMLMAARVYNGGLWSAASLGLTALPSPVANSYPGCPRRGEYKWTWLPVNYDGDRIYNFNNPNTTSFPTASAPWGWRNWIGYRTYVQFMMDWGRERSPEFDNSSNSNPNLTGKTPLSALNPDCPFRSETTAGGVYQFPPRSEPMHSVRRALIAGLQHVKEKNALVTAGGGDRVSIVTFDGRDGWHGPNIVQPLTSDFDAAMLACTTLQAASDIGATTSTESGIDLARRHLRQKTAASNPNDDPIGAQGRSFTSKVIVLVTDGMPNSWDAEQTELDDYISANSSDEFYPTGYDWFNSVLMQTQQFYRTQRGRMYGVGMGLGTDYDFMDRVARIASTDVNGQSSRGSGNPAEYEQQLVDVLKFIIDRPGSRMVE, encoded by the coding sequence ATGAAGAAACACATAGGCGAAAAACAGACGCGACGAGGTGTCATACTGGTTCTGGCGGTCATTCTGCTGGTAGCCGTCATGGCCTTTGTATCGCTGACGGTCGACGTGGGCCACATGGCTGTCGTGCGAACTCAACTACAAGGCACTGCAGACGCCGCCGCACTCGCCGCCGCTCAGGACATACCTGTCGGCGCTGAGACCGCAAGGGCGTCTGCCAAAAGCATCGCGCTGTTGAACAAGGCGGCTGGCGATCCAGTCACGATCGACGATTCCGACATTGAACTCGGCTTCTTCGATTTTTCGGCGAAGTCGTTTGTAGCAGACCCGACGTCCGCGAATGCCGTTCGCGTGACCGCTCGAGTGACCAACCAAAAGCACTTCTTCGCGCCGGTTATGGGGACCGACACCTATGACATGAGTGCCTCCGCGATCGGAATGCTGAACCCGCGCGACATTGTTTTTGTGGTGGACCTTTCTGGTTCCATGAATGATGACACAGAACCCTGCTGGGCCACCGACGCCATTACCGCTCAATATTCAGCCACCAGCTACTCGACCGTCGCCACCGACCTGATGCAACGGGTGTATTCGGACTTCGGGTTCGGCACTTATCCGGGAGCGGAAGAGTACCTTGGCGCTCCGCTTGGCGTGTCGGCAGATCAGTACGCGTACGCCGAGATGACGAAAGACGACGGCCCTTTAACGGACACTGCGATTGCCGCGACGTACCGAATATTTAATTCCGATGATGAGCCAACTCGCAAACAAAAAGCTTACGCATGGATCATTGACAACCAGATCGCATCCGTACTTCCCAACGCCCTGCCGACACCCGACTCTGCGGTGAACTTCAACTACTGGTCGCGGTATCTCGACTACATCATGCGTGGCACCTATGTCGGCGAAGAGCCGCCGCCCGACGATGATGACGACGATGACTATACGCCGCCTCCATCTGGGGGCCCGCCGACTCCACCAACAACCGGCTGGCTTGAGCATCCCACCGGCACGAACGGCCTCGCGACCGAATTCCGCTTTCAAATGCTTATGGCCGCACGCGTCTACAATGGCGGATTGTGGAGCGCAGCATCACTCGGCCTGACAGCTTTACCAAGCCCTGTTGCTAACTCCTATCCGGGCTGCCCTCGGCGCGGTGAGTACAAATGGACATGGCTGCCGGTCAATTATGACGGAGACCGCATCTACAACTTCAACAACCCGAATACAACCTCGTTTCCAACAGCGTCCGCACCGTGGGGATGGAGGAACTGGATTGGGTATCGAACCTATGTGCAGTTCATGATGGACTGGGGTCGCGAACGATCTCCTGAGTTTGACAACAGCTCCAACTCAAACCCGAATCTCACCGGCAAAACACCGCTATCAGCTCTGAATCCGGACTGTCCGTTTCGTTCTGAAACGACGGCGGGCGGTGTCTATCAGTTTCCACCTCGCAGCGAACCAATGCATTCCGTGCGCCGCGCCTTGATTGCCGGGCTTCAACACGTGAAAGAGAAAAATGCACTGGTGACAGCCGGAGGCGGTGACCGCGTGTCGATCGTGACGTTTGACGGACGCGATGGATGGCACGGCCCAAATATTGTTCAACCACTGACTTCCGATTTCGATGCGGCAATGCTGGCCTGCACAACGTTGCAGGCTGCGAGTGACATCGGAGCGACAACTTCCACCGAAAGTGGTATCGATCTCGCGAGAAGACACCTTCGCCAAAAAACGGCCGCGTCGAATCCGAACGATGATCCGATTGGTGCTCAGGGACGGTCATTCACGTCGAAAGTCATTGTGCTCGTCACCGACGGCATGCCGAACTCATGGGACGCCGAGCAGACGGAACTTGACGATTACATTTCGGCCAACAGCAGTGATGAGTTCTACCCGACGGGTTACGACTGGTTTAATTCCGTGCTGATGCAGACACAGCAATTCTACCGAACTCAGCGAGGCCGAATGTACGGTGTCGGCATGGGTCTCGGAACGGACTACGACT